The following are from one region of the Anaerolineales bacterium genome:
- a CDS encoding TerB family tellurite resistance protein has translation MPKSDLILSLAKVLVAAAWADEEVSHDEINALKDLLFHLPGLSARDWAELDIYIDSPIDPSERNRLLHDLRAAIRTRKDKELASETLERLIQADGTVTPEERAVANEIQSAIDSINTNIFSRMGKMILASAKKRSRTVAGTANREQYLEDFIRNRIYYKMKRKLGENEAEIPLSDEEFRKLCLASGLLSRVAFVDKDVTTEERASIVEILRKSWDLRQETAALVAETAISAFEEGVDYYRLSREFFIATDEGERIKFVRALFQVAAADGDLSHDETEEIRKIAQVLKLTHKQFIDAKLSARS, from the coding sequence ATGCCGAAAAGTGATTTGATACTCTCCCTTGCGAAAGTTCTCGTCGCCGCTGCCTGGGCCGACGAAGAGGTCTCCCACGACGAAATCAACGCCCTGAAAGACCTGCTCTTTCACTTGCCCGGTCTGTCGGCCAGGGACTGGGCGGAACTGGACATTTACATCGACTCGCCAATCGACCCATCCGAGAGAAATCGCTTGCTGCATGACCTGCGGGCAGCGATTCGGACCCGCAAGGATAAGGAGCTCGCCTCTGAAACTCTGGAACGGTTGATCCAGGCGGACGGCACCGTAACACCCGAGGAGCGAGCCGTTGCCAATGAGATTCAATCCGCGATCGATTCGATCAACACCAACATCTTCAGCCGCATGGGGAAGATGATACTCGCCTCGGCGAAAAAACGGTCACGGACTGTAGCCGGAACCGCCAATCGGGAACAATATCTGGAAGACTTCATCCGCAACCGCATCTACTACAAGATGAAACGAAAACTGGGGGAGAACGAGGCGGAGATTCCGCTTTCCGACGAAGAATTCCGAAAGCTTTGCCTGGCCAGCGGACTGCTCTCGCGCGTCGCCTTCGTAGACAAAGACGTTACGACGGAAGAGAGAGCGTCGATCGTGGAAATCCTGCGTAAAAGCTGGGACCTCCGGCAGGAAACGGCGGCGCTGGTAGCCGAGACCGCCATCAGCGCCTTTGAAGAAGGCGTGGACTACTATCGTCTCTCCCGAGAATTTTTCATCGCCACGGACGAAGGAGAGCGCATCAAATTCGTGCGTGCGCTCTTTCAAGTTGCAGCCGCCGACGGCGATCTGTCCCACGACGAAACCGAAGAAATCCGTAAGATCGCACAGGTCCTCAAGTTAACCCACAAGCAGTTCATCGACGCCAAATTGAGCGCCCGCTCCTGA
- a CDS encoding GAF domain-containing sensor histidine kinase produces the protein MLDWHQSLQTIITEISSILGQRMDASSLLALLPVVAFLNDLFGNRDRPKDEKPSNMSVSDREHLLQRQLQQLRSLLSMTTSLSATLNYERVLEMTLDLTYGVLDEPGLPASKIVGALLLFTDDALYIAAARGLTHADMRVTFSGEQGMLEESLSSGSPRMVSNPSSDPELQRLVGVRSCKVAVCMPLIVGIEAYGLLLFAHPHPDYFTPDRLEIIAAVANQAMVALQNAQLYRELEQEKERIMEIQEEAQKKLARDLHDGPTQSIGAIAMRVNFARRLLSRDPDSAAEELFKIEELARRTTKEIRQMLFTLRPLVLESEGLVPAIRQLAEKIHEAHKQNVIVEADEGVGENIEVGKQGVIFFIVDEAVNNARKHAQAEHIYVRLKRKGDMLFLEIQDDGVGFDVAAVEENYNQRGSLGMINLRERAELVNGLLHIDSAKGKGTRVQVTIPITSAAAEHLHRAGYSK, from the coding sequence ATGCTTGATTGGCATCAATCGCTACAAACGATCATTACCGAGATATCCTCCATTCTCGGGCAGCGTATGGATGCGTCCTCGTTGTTGGCCCTCCTGCCGGTCGTCGCTTTTCTGAACGATCTTTTCGGAAACCGGGATCGTCCCAAAGACGAGAAACCATCCAATATGTCGGTTTCCGATCGCGAGCATTTACTGCAGCGGCAGCTACAGCAACTGCGGTCGCTTTTGAGCATGACCACATCACTGAGCGCCACGTTGAATTACGAGCGCGTTTTGGAAATGACTCTCGATCTGACCTATGGAGTCCTCGACGAACCCGGCTTGCCGGCGAGCAAGATCGTCGGCGCTTTGCTGCTTTTTACGGACGATGCGCTGTACATTGCCGCTGCGCGGGGACTCACCCACGCCGACATGCGGGTCACGTTTTCAGGCGAACAAGGGATGCTTGAGGAGTCTTTGTCGAGCGGATCGCCGCGCATGGTCTCCAATCCGAGCAGCGATCCGGAGCTCCAGCGTCTGGTGGGCGTGCGTTCGTGCAAGGTCGCCGTTTGTATGCCCTTGATCGTCGGTATCGAAGCGTATGGATTGCTGCTGTTTGCCCATCCTCACCCAGATTATTTCACTCCGGATCGTTTGGAGATCATCGCCGCTGTCGCCAATCAGGCCATGGTGGCGCTGCAAAACGCGCAGCTCTACCGCGAGCTCGAGCAGGAAAAAGAACGGATCATGGAAATCCAGGAAGAGGCGCAGAAGAAATTGGCGCGCGACCTGCACGATGGGCCCACGCAGTCCATCGGCGCCATCGCCATGCGGGTGAATTTTGCCCGCCGTCTTCTTTCTCGCGATCCCGACTCGGCCGCCGAAGAACTCTTCAAGATCGAAGAATTGGCACGGCGGACGACCAAGGAAATCCGCCAGATGCTCTTTACGCTGCGGCCTTTGGTGCTGGAATCGGAAGGCCTGGTGCCTGCAATCCGGCAGCTGGCGGAAAAGATCCACGAGGCGCACAAACAGAATGTGATTGTGGAAGCGGATGAGGGCGTGGGCGAAAACATCGAGGTCGGGAAGCAGGGCGTAATCTTCTTCATCGTGGATGAAGCGGTGAACAACGCCCGCAAGCACGCGCAGGCCGAGCACATCTACGTTCGTTTGAAGCGCAAGGGCGATATGTTGTTCCTGGAGATACAGGACGACGGCGTGGGCTTTGATGTTGCTGCGGTGGAAGAAAATTACAATCAACGCGGCTCCCTCGGAATGATCAACCTGCGCGAACGCGCCGAGTTGGTCAACGGGTTGCTGCACATCGATAGCGCCAAAGGTAAGGGGACGCGCGTACAGGTGACGATCCCGATTACGTCTGCCGCCGCCGAACACCTGCACCGGGCGGGATATTCCAAGTAA